The following are encoded together in the Coffea arabica cultivar ET-39 chromosome 1c, Coffea Arabica ET-39 HiFi, whole genome shotgun sequence genome:
- the LOC140005333 gene encoding uncharacterized protein, translating to MYNNFKKEHPGLALKDRIWSAARASYESRFASEMESLKEFDVEAFNWLVKHTTPKKWTRSHFRILSKCDILLNNLCESFNSIILDAREQPIIGMLETIIFYLMVRMEKKREWMKKQKGQLCPKIQKKFEKIKDDARTCIATAARVWKYEVRCMYGDRYTVDLVSRTCRCKKWDLSGIPCSHAYSAITLTDEEPETFVHDCYSKEAYMRAYFPVIGPMDGEELWPKANKGPLLPPEKIKLPGRPKKVRRREPDEVLAPKKNSKQVQKLSRTGLMSYKCRKCKMAGHNSRKCMMVEINEGSQVHTRETAFASNEKNKNATGVPASSTSSHEGFMPAAPMASQNTSTLFTSNQVSENRNHVPVQ from the coding sequence ATGTATAATAACTTCAAGAAAGAGCATCCTGGACTTGCATTAAAAGATAGAATATGGTCTGCTGCAAGAGCTTCCTATGAAAGCAGATTTGCTAGTGAAATGGAATCATTGAAGGAGTTCGATGTAGAAGCATTCAATTGGCTAGTGAAACATACAACACCAAAGAAGTGGACCAGATCACACTTTAGGATACTTTCCAAGTGTGACATCCTTCTGAATAACTTATGTGAGAGTTTCAACTCTATAATTCTGGATGCTAGGGAACAACCAATAATTGGTATGTTAGAGACCATCATATTCTATTTGATGGTTAGGatggagaaaaaaagagagtgGATGAAGAAGCAAAAAGGTCAGTTGTGTCCCAAGATacagaaaaagtttgaaaaaattaaagatgATGCTCGGACATGTATTGCTACTGCAGCTAGAGTGTGGAAATATGAAGTTAGATGCATGTATGGGGATAGATATACCGTGGATTTGGTAAGTAGAACTTGTCGTTGCAAAAAATGGGACCTCAGTGGAATACCTTGTTCACATGCATATAGTGCCATCACTTTGACAGACGAAGAAcctgaaacttttgttcatgaTTGTTACTCAAAGGAAGCCTATATGAGGGCCTACTTTCCAGTTATAGGCCCTATGGATGGAGAAGAATTATGGCCAAAGGCAAACAAGGGTCCTTTGCTTCCTCCGGAAAAAATCAAGTTGCCTGGAAGACCTAAGAAAGTAAGAAGAAGGGAGCCAGATGAAGTACTAGCTCCTAAGAAGAATTCAAAGCAGGTGCAGAAGTTGAGTAGAACAGGCCTGATGTCTTACAAGTGCAGGAAATGCAAGATGGCTGGTCACAATAGTCGAAAATGCATGatggttgaaataaatgaaGGGAGTCAAGTTCATACTAGAGAGACTGCTTTTGCttcaaatgagaaaaataaaaatgccaCTGGTGTGCCTGCCAGCAGCACATCTTCTCATGAAGGATTTATGCCAGCAGCACCAATGGCAAGCCAGAATACATCAACTTTATTTACATCCAATCAAGTCTCCGAAAATAGAAACCATGTTCCAGTTCAGTAA